From Salarias fasciatus chromosome 12, fSalaFa1.1, whole genome shotgun sequence, the proteins below share one genomic window:
- the qng1 gene encoding queuosine 5'-phosphate N-glycosylase/hydrolase gives MMETRLLPRESGQFVAERSRDVFVEDEGVQKVAEMLYSLRHGDDLTASGWKKANPLAPAPTSDQALNWVFVVDTMNFCFWPESEAQQCEVTYKGTTYTGYMTLCAAVTRAMEEGIPITDPKYFSQMSVEELGRVLRSDNETPMPMLQERHQVLTEGGHVLLQHGGSFWSFISQAGNDAQKMVELIVEKIPSYRDEATYEGKRISFYKRAQILVADFWGIMEARGQGDVSNMDWLTMFADYRVPQALVYLGALRYSETLMEALKKGELLSSGDRREVEIRGCSVWSVELIKQRLHKLVQERDGEPCSVTSAIIDFYLWPYAKQHHKEMAHIPIHHTRCVYY, from the exons ATGATGGAAACACGTCTGCTTCCACGAGAGTCTGGGCAGTTCGTAGCAGAGCGGAGTCGCGACGTGTTTGTGGAGGACGAAGGAGTGCAGAAGGTGGCGGAGATGCTCTACTCTCTGCGACACGGCGACGATCTGACCGCCAGCGGCTGGAAGAAGGCCAATCCCCTGGCTCCGGCACCCACTTCTGACCAG GCGTTAAACTGGGTCTTTGTGGTCGACACCATGAACTTCTGCTTTTGGCCAGAGAGTGAAGCGCAGCAGTGTGAGGTGACCTATAAAGGCACGACTTACACCGGCTACATGACCCTGTGTGCTGCCGTCACCAGAGCCATGGAGGAAG GTATCCCCATTACGGATCCAAAGTACTTCTCACAGATGAGTGTGGAGGAGTTAGGACGTGTCCTTCGATCAGACAATGAAACACCCATGCCGATGCTTCAGGAGCGACACCAG gtgctgacTGAAGGCGGCCACGTGCTGCTCCAGCACGGTGGAAGCTTCTGGAGCTTCATCAGCCAGGCCGGAAACGACGCCCAGAAGATGGTGGAGCTCATTGTGGAGAAGATCCCGTCCTACAGGGACGAAGCCACGTatgag GGTAAAAGAATCTCATTTTACAAGCGAGCACAGATCCTAGTTGCAGATTTCTGGGGCATCATGGAGGCCAGAGGACAGGGCGACGTCAGTAACATGGACTGGCTCACCATGTTCGCTGACTACAGGGTTCCTCAGGCACTCGTCTACTTAGGAGCGCTGCGATACTCTGAAACACTAATGGAGGCATTGAAGAAAG GGGAGCTGCTGAGTTCAGGGGACAGGAGGGAGGTGGAGATCCGAGGCTGCTCAGTCTGGTCCGTGGAGCTGATCAAACAGCGTCTTCACAAGCTGGTGcaggagagagacggggagccTTGCAGCGTCACCTCAGCAATCATCGACTTTTACCTGTGGCCGTACGCCAAGCAGCACCACAAAGAGATGGCCCACATTCCCATACACCACACGCGCTGTGTTTACTACTGA